A single Thiohalobacter thiocyanaticus DNA region contains:
- a CDS encoding HPr family phosphocarrier protein: MQKKELTIINKLGLHARAAAKLVTLASEFDSNIQIARNGQQVNGKSIMGIMMLAASKGTTLEVSAEGSDETEAMAAIEKLIGERFHESE, from the coding sequence ATGCAGAAAAAAGAACTCACCATCATCAACAAGCTGGGGCTGCACGCACGTGCCGCGGCCAAGCTGGTTACCCTGGCCTCGGAGTTCGACAGCAACATCCAGATCGCCCGCAACGGCCAGCAGGTCAACGGCAAGAGCATCATGGGCATCATGATGCTGGCCGCTTCCAAGGGCACCACCCTGGAGGTGAGCGCCGAGGGCAGCGATGAGACCGAGGCCATGGCGGCCATCGAGAAGTTGATCGGGGAGCGTTTCCATGAATCGGAATAA
- a CDS encoding heavy-metal-associated domain-containing protein, translating into MEIEFSVSNVKCNGCVKTIEDGLRNEPGVESVQAGLDGSVKVSGSDLDRAALAARLAELGYPEA; encoded by the coding sequence ATGGAAATCGAATTCAGCGTCAGCAACGTCAAGTGCAACGGCTGCGTGAAGACCATCGAGGATGGCCTGCGCAATGAGCCCGGGGTCGAGTCGGTCCAGGCCGGCCTGGACGGCAGCGTGAAGGTCAGCGGCAGCGATCTCGACCGCGCCGCCCTGGCCGCCCGGCTGGCCGAGCTCGGCTATCCGGAAGCCTGA
- the hpf gene encoding ribosome hibernation promoting factor, translating into MQIILTGHHVDITDALRDYVNSKMERLERHFDSVTDVHVVLSVEKLRQNAEATINVNGGKIFADSTDEDMYAAIDALVDKLDRQVVKHKEKLKDHHRAEGNNVKTSTAE; encoded by the coding sequence ATGCAAATCATCCTCACCGGTCACCACGTTGACATCACCGACGCCCTGCGCGACTACGTCAACAGCAAAATGGAGCGCCTGGAACGGCACTTCGACAGCGTGACCGATGTCCATGTCGTACTGAGCGTGGAGAAGCTGCGCCAGAACGCCGAAGCCACCATCAACGTCAACGGCGGCAAGATCTTCGCCGACAGTACCGACGAGGATATGTATGCGGCCATCGATGCCCTGGTCGACAAGCTCGACCGGCAGGTGGTCAAGCACAAGGAAAAGCTCAAGGATCATCACCGCGCCGAAGGCAACAACGTCAAGACATCCACCGCGGAATGA
- the lptC gene encoding LPS export ABC transporter periplasmic protein LptC yields MIRQRHWPVMLLLALLAALSGWVYRQATQPVSPETAPTVRHPDAYATRARLSGYTPDGRLEYRLWAERMEHFPGDDSTELQRPYAELYRIDAPPWRISAHHGWVASQGEEIRLRGEVEIQRDGSPANRPVTAWSDSLDLWPGRDYAATDDKITYISDDLRVEAVGMRARLDTGELELLSGVRGVHTPARTTR; encoded by the coding sequence TTGATCCGTCAGCGACACTGGCCGGTCATGCTCCTGCTGGCGCTGCTCGCCGCCTTGAGCGGGTGGGTCTATCGCCAGGCCACCCAGCCTGTCTCCCCGGAGACGGCGCCGACAGTCCGCCACCCGGATGCCTACGCCACACGCGCGCGCCTGTCGGGTTATACCCCCGACGGGCGGCTGGAGTATCGGTTGTGGGCCGAGCGCATGGAGCACTTTCCCGGTGACGACAGCACCGAACTGCAGCGGCCCTATGCCGAGTTGTACCGCATCGACGCTCCACCCTGGCGCATCAGCGCCCATCACGGCTGGGTCGCCAGCCAGGGCGAGGAGATCCGCCTGCGCGGCGAGGTCGAGATACAGCGCGACGGCTCGCCGGCCAACCGGCCGGTGACGGCCTGGTCCGACAGCCTCGACCTGTGGCCGGGGCGCGACTACGCCGCCACCGATGATAAGATCACCTATATCAGCGACGACCTGCGGGTCGAGGCCGTGGGCATGCGTGCCCGGCTCGACACCGGGGAACTGGAACTGCTCTCCGGCGTCCGGGGCGTACACACCCCGGCCCGGACCACCCGATAG
- the ptsN gene encoding PTS IIA-like nitrogen regulatory protein PtsN produces MNITELISPQRVVAGLGTTSKKRALEQLAELLAGHAPSLTPEEIFDSLIGRERLGSTGLGQGVALPHGRLAGLSEPVGAFASLDPAIDFDAIDHQPVDLMFALLVPAESTDEHLQILADLARRFSDKTFTDDLRRAATGEELYQRFLTQDARQRESA; encoded by the coding sequence ATGAACATCACCGAACTCATCAGCCCGCAGCGGGTCGTCGCCGGGCTCGGCACCACCAGCAAGAAACGCGCGCTGGAACAACTGGCCGAACTGCTCGCCGGCCACGCGCCCAGCCTGACTCCGGAGGAGATCTTCGACAGCCTGATCGGGCGCGAACGCCTGGGCAGCACCGGGCTGGGCCAGGGCGTGGCCCTGCCCCACGGCCGTCTGGCCGGCCTCAGCGAGCCGGTCGGCGCCTTTGCCAGCCTGGACCCGGCCATCGATTTCGATGCCATCGATCACCAGCCGGTGGATCTGATGTTCGCGCTGCTGGTGCCGGCAGAATCCACCGACGAACACCTGCAGATCCTGGCTGACCTGGCCCGGCGTTTCAGCGACAAGACCTTCACCGACGATCTGCGCCGCGCCGCCACCGGCGAGGAGTTGTACCAGCGCTTTCTGACCCAGGACGCCCGGCAGCGCGAATCGGCATGA
- a CDS encoding ABC transporter ATP-binding protein → MSETQEQQQTTAASLVEVRGLRFARGRRWIFDGIDLDIPRGRVTAIMGPSGTGKTTLLRLIGGQLKPHAGSIRVDGREVPKLGHTALYELRKRMGMLFQSGALLTDMSVYDNVAFPLREHTALDERLIRDLVLMKLQAVGLRGARELMPNELSGGMARRVALARAIALDPMMIMYDEPFTGQDPISMGALVQLIRLLNDALGLTSIIVSHDVQETASIADYIYVVSDGKVVEHGPPEALNRSDSPWVNQFMRGLPDGPVPFHYPGRDYLDDLLDEAG, encoded by the coding sequence GTGAGCGAAACACAAGAACAACAGCAGACAACCGCCGCCAGCCTGGTCGAGGTCCGCGGTCTGCGGTTTGCGCGCGGACGACGCTGGATCTTCGACGGTATCGATCTCGATATTCCGCGCGGCAGGGTCACCGCCATCATGGGACCCAGCGGGACCGGCAAGACCACCCTGCTGCGGCTGATCGGCGGCCAGCTCAAGCCCCATGCCGGCAGCATCCGGGTCGACGGCCGGGAAGTCCCGAAGCTGGGGCACACCGCACTGTATGAGCTGCGCAAGCGTATGGGCATGCTGTTCCAGAGCGGGGCCCTGCTCACCGACATGTCGGTGTACGACAATGTCGCCTTCCCGCTGCGTGAGCATACCGCGCTGGATGAGCGGCTGATCCGCGACCTGGTGCTGATGAAGCTGCAGGCCGTGGGCCTGCGCGGTGCCCGCGAGCTGATGCCCAACGAACTCTCCGGCGGCATGGCCCGGCGCGTGGCCCTGGCCCGCGCCATTGCGCTGGATCCGATGATGATCATGTACGACGAACCCTTCACCGGCCAGGATCCCATTTCCATGGGCGCACTGGTGCAGCTGATCCGGCTGCTCAACGATGCCCTCGGTCTGACCTCGATCATCGTCTCCCATGACGTGCAGGAGACCGCCTCGATCGCCGATTACATCTATGTCGTCTCCGACGGCAAGGTGGTCGAGCACGGCCCGCCGGAGGCGCTCAACCGCTCCGACTCGCCCTGGGTGAACCAGTTCATGCGCGGCCTGCCCGACGGGCCGGTGCCCTTTCATTATCCGGGGCGCGACTACCTCGACGATCTGCTGGACGAGGCCGGCTGA
- a CDS encoding RNA polymerase factor sigma-54 → MKQSIQLRLGQHLTMTPQLQQAIRLLQLSTLELQMEIQQALDSNLMLEAVDGTEPETQTDTEDSRSEAEAETAAETATEAAETSAETEYSQADSDLGTTATDIPEDLPVDTGWDDIYDSGATSYSAPAGDDDRDYLETHNSGSESLQEHLTWQMEMSPFTDTDQAIATAIIDSINDDGYLGMPLEDIHQGLLESHPELELDEVEAVLHRIQHFDPIGVGARSPGECLEIQLKQLDPDTPWRDTALKLIQQHLDLLGGRDYQQLMRRLKLSQEQLQQVIGLIQTLNPRPGSAISTATAEYVIPDVFVHKDKKGQWRVELNPDAVPKLRINSQYAGMVKRADNSADNNYLRNHLQEARWFIKSLQSRNETLLKVGRCIVERQRAFFDYGEEAMKPLVLRDVAEAVEMHESTISRVTTQKYMHTPRGIYEFKYFFSSHVGTADGGECSATAIRAMIKKLVAGENPAKPLSDSKIADLLSEEGINVARRTIAKYREAMAIPPSNERKRLA, encoded by the coding sequence ATGAAACAGTCGATACAGCTTCGTCTTGGCCAGCATCTCACCATGACACCCCAGCTGCAGCAGGCCATACGCCTGCTGCAGCTGTCGACCCTGGAACTGCAGATGGAAATCCAGCAGGCGCTGGACTCCAATCTGATGCTCGAGGCCGTCGACGGCACCGAGCCGGAGACCCAGACCGACACCGAGGACAGCCGCAGCGAGGCCGAAGCCGAAACCGCCGCCGAAACCGCCACGGAGGCAGCCGAAACCAGCGCCGAAACCGAGTACAGCCAGGCCGATTCCGACCTGGGCACCACCGCCACCGACATCCCCGAAGACCTGCCGGTGGACACCGGCTGGGACGACATCTACGACTCCGGCGCGACCAGCTACAGCGCCCCGGCCGGCGACGATGACCGCGACTACCTGGAAACCCACAACAGCGGCAGCGAGAGCCTGCAGGAGCACCTCACCTGGCAGATGGAGATGTCGCCTTTCACCGACACCGACCAGGCCATCGCCACCGCCATCATCGACTCCATCAATGACGACGGCTACCTCGGCATGCCGCTGGAAGACATCCACCAGGGCCTGCTGGAAAGCCATCCGGAACTCGAGCTCGACGAGGTCGAGGCGGTACTGCACCGCATCCAGCACTTCGACCCCATCGGGGTCGGCGCCCGCTCGCCCGGCGAATGCCTGGAGATCCAACTCAAGCAACTCGATCCCGACACGCCCTGGCGCGATACCGCATTGAAACTGATCCAGCAGCACCTGGATCTGCTGGGCGGGCGCGACTACCAGCAACTGATGCGCCGCCTCAAGCTCAGCCAGGAGCAGCTGCAGCAGGTCATCGGCCTGATCCAGACACTCAACCCGCGGCCGGGCTCGGCCATCTCCACCGCCACCGCCGAGTACGTCATCCCCGATGTCTTCGTCCACAAGGACAAGAAGGGGCAGTGGCGGGTGGAACTCAACCCGGACGCCGTACCCAAGCTGCGCATCAATTCCCAGTACGCCGGGATGGTGAAACGGGCCGACAACAGCGCCGACAACAATTACCTGCGCAACCACCTGCAGGAGGCCCGCTGGTTCATCAAGAGCCTGCAGAGCCGCAACGAGACCCTGCTGAAGGTGGGCCGTTGCATTGTCGAGCGGCAGCGCGCATTCTTCGATTATGGAGAAGAGGCGATGAAGCCGCTGGTGCTGCGCGACGTGGCCGAGGCGGTGGAGATGCACGAGTCGACCATCTCGCGGGTGACCACCCAGAAGTACATGCATACCCCGCGCGGTATCTACGAGTTCAAGTATTTCTTCTCCAGCCATGTCGGCACCGCCGACGGCGGCGAATGTTCCGCCACCGCCATACGGGCCATGATCAAGAAGCTGGTCGCGGGGGAAAACCCCGCCAAACCCCTGAGCGACAGCAAGATCGCCGATCTGCTGTCCGAGGAAGGTATCAACGTCGCGCGGCGCACGATCGCCAAATACCGCGAGGCGATGGCCATTCCGCCATCCAACGAGCGCAAGCGCCTCGCCTGA
- the lptB gene encoding LPS export ABC transporter ATP-binding protein, with product MPRLIATDLVKRFKSRTVVDRVSVEVASGEVVGLLGPNGAGKTTCFYMIVGLIPCDGGRIELDGQDLTAAPMHVRARHGVGYLPQEASVFRKLSVRENLLAILETRKGLDRAGREERLQALLAELHISHLAEQPGISLSGGERRRVEIARALAAEPRFILLDEPFAGVDPISVGDIQQIVKHLCDRDIGVLITDHNVRETLGICDRAYILNEGAEIAAGSPTEVLANAQVRTCYLGENFRL from the coding sequence ATGCCGCGCCTGATCGCCACCGACCTGGTCAAACGCTTCAAGTCCCGTACCGTCGTCGACCGGGTCTCGGTCGAGGTCGCCAGCGGCGAGGTGGTCGGCCTGCTCGGGCCCAACGGCGCCGGCAAGACCACCTGCTTCTACATGATCGTCGGCCTGATTCCCTGTGACGGCGGGCGGATCGAACTCGACGGCCAGGACCTGACCGCGGCCCCCATGCATGTGCGCGCCCGCCACGGCGTGGGCTATCTGCCGCAGGAAGCCTCCGTGTTCCGCAAGCTCAGCGTGCGCGAGAACCTGCTCGCGATCCTGGAGACGCGCAAGGGGCTGGACCGTGCCGGCCGCGAGGAGCGCCTGCAGGCCCTGCTCGCCGAACTGCATATCAGCCACCTGGCCGAACAACCCGGCATCAGCCTGTCCGGCGGCGAACGGCGGCGGGTGGAGATTGCCCGGGCGCTGGCCGCCGAGCCACGCTTCATCCTGCTGGACGAACCCTTCGCCGGGGTCGACCCCATCTCGGTCGGCGATATCCAGCAGATCGTCAAACACCTGTGCGACCGCGACATCGGGGTGCTGATCACCGACCACAACGTGCGCGAGACTTTAGGAATCTGCGATCGGGCCTATATTCTCAATGAAGGCGCCGAGATTGCGGCCGGCAGCCCGACCGAGGTGCTGGCCAACGCACAGGTAAGAACTTGTTATCTTGGCGAAAATTTCAGGCTCTAG
- the rapZ gene encoding RNase adapter RapZ, producing the protein MKLIIVSGLSGSGKSVALNTLEDLGYYCVDNLPVALLEPLARELTAARQTRAAVGIDARNHRQDLSRFRDILAGLETQDIQVEIVFLQATDETLLKRFSETRRKHPLTSTDTTLADAIRGERNLLEPIASSATLHIDTTHTNLHQLRDLVQERLSDTRPDALSLLFKSFGYKHGLPDDADFVFDVRCLPNPHWVQGLRPLTGRDQAVIAYLEDQPPVDAMFQELCRFLDDWLPAFEKENRRYLTVALGCTGGQHRSVYMAERLGKHFAGRYPSVLVRHRELS; encoded by the coding sequence TTGAAACTGATCATCGTCAGCGGGCTGTCGGGCTCGGGCAAGAGCGTGGCCCTGAACACCCTGGAAGACCTGGGCTACTACTGCGTGGACAACCTGCCGGTGGCGCTGCTGGAACCGCTGGCCCGGGAGTTGACCGCCGCTCGCCAGACGCGGGCCGCCGTGGGCATCGACGCCCGCAACCACCGCCAGGACCTGTCCCGCTTCCGCGACATCCTCGCCGGGCTCGAGACCCAGGATATCCAGGTCGAGATCGTCTTCCTGCAGGCCACGGACGAGACCCTGCTCAAGCGTTTCAGCGAAACCCGCCGCAAGCACCCGCTGACCAGCACTGACACCACCCTGGCCGACGCCATCCGCGGCGAGCGCAACCTGCTCGAACCGATCGCGAGCAGCGCCACGCTGCACATCGACACCACCCATACCAATCTGCACCAGCTGCGCGATCTGGTGCAGGAGCGGCTCTCCGACACCCGGCCCGACGCGCTGTCGCTGCTGTTCAAATCCTTCGGCTACAAGCACGGACTGCCCGACGATGCCGACTTCGTCTTCGACGTACGCTGCCTGCCCAACCCGCACTGGGTCCAGGGCCTGCGGCCGCTCACCGGCCGCGACCAGGCGGTAATCGCCTACCTTGAGGATCAGCCGCCGGTGGATGCCATGTTCCAGGAACTTTGCCGCTTCCTCGACGACTGGCTGCCGGCCTTCGAGAAGGAGAACCGGCGCTACCTGACCGTCGCCCTCGGCTGCACCGGCGGCCAGCACCGCTCGGTATACATGGCGGAAAGGCTGGGCAAACACTTCGCCGGCCGATATCCTTCCGTGCTGGTCCGTCACCGGGAGCTGTCATGA
- a CDS encoding PTS sugar transporter subunit IIA, with product MSVGLLIITHGEIGKMLLHTATHMLGVCPLETRALKASFDCDPDAILASAIESGRELDTGMGVLILTDMYGSTPSNIATRVQEHVSASVVSGINLPMLVRVLNYPRLSLPELEEKALSGGRDGVLLCHPQEH from the coding sequence ATGAGCGTCGGTCTGCTGATCATCACCCACGGCGAAATCGGCAAAATGCTGCTGCATACCGCCACCCACATGCTCGGCGTGTGCCCGCTGGAGACACGCGCACTGAAGGCGAGCTTCGACTGCGACCCCGACGCGATACTTGCCAGCGCCATCGAATCCGGCCGCGAACTCGACACCGGCATGGGCGTACTGATCCTCACCGACATGTACGGCTCCACCCCCAGCAACATCGCCACCCGGGTGCAGGAACACGTCAGCGCCAGTGTGGTGTCCGGCATCAACCTGCCCATGCTGGTGCGGGTGCTGAACTACCCGCGCCTGAGCCTTCCGGAGTTGGAAGAGAAGGCCTTGTCAGGCGGGCGCGACGGCGTGCTGCTGTGCCACCCGCAGGAACACTGA
- a CDS encoding calcium/sodium antiporter, with protein MWQFLLAVIGGFALLVWGADRFVVGAAATARNLGVAPLIIGLTIVGMGTSAPEMLVSAMAAWDGNPGLGMGNAIGSNIANVGLILGLTALIVPLQVSSITLRREFPVLLGIMLVAFILVADGDLNRLDGGLLLLGMGLMLVWLVWLGLNSRGDGVDPLLAEYTEEIPVGMAMPAALGWLALGLVVLLVSSRVLIWGAVGIAEAMGVSDLIIGLTLVALGTSLPELAASIMSALKGEHDIALGNVIGSNMFNLLGVLGLPGLIHPSAVEPEMLSRDFSVMAGLTVLLLFFAYSYRRRARHVNRIEGGVLLLVYLGYIGLLYWSLAPQQI; from the coding sequence ATGTGGCAGTTCCTCCTGGCCGTGATCGGCGGCTTCGCGCTGCTGGTCTGGGGCGCCGATCGCTTCGTGGTCGGCGCCGCCGCCACCGCTCGCAACCTGGGCGTGGCGCCGCTGATCATCGGCCTGACCATCGTCGGCATGGGCACCTCGGCCCCGGAGATGCTGGTCTCGGCCATGGCCGCCTGGGACGGCAATCCCGGCCTGGGCATGGGCAACGCCATCGGCTCCAACATCGCCAACGTCGGCCTGATCCTCGGGCTGACCGCCCTGATCGTGCCGCTGCAGGTCTCCTCCATCACCCTGCGGCGCGAGTTTCCGGTGCTGCTGGGCATCATGCTGGTGGCCTTTATCCTGGTCGCCGACGGCGACCTCAACCGTCTCGACGGCGGCCTGTTACTGCTGGGCATGGGCCTGATGCTGGTGTGGCTGGTCTGGCTCGGCCTCAACAGCCGCGGCGACGGCGTCGATCCACTGCTGGCCGAATACACCGAGGAGATTCCGGTCGGCATGGCCATGCCGGCGGCGCTGGGCTGGCTGGCCCTGGGTCTGGTGGTGCTGCTGGTCAGTTCCCGGGTGCTGATCTGGGGGGCGGTCGGCATCGCCGAGGCGATGGGGGTGTCGGACCTGATCATCGGCCTGACCCTGGTCGCGCTTGGCACCAGCCTGCCGGAGTTGGCGGCCTCCATCATGAGCGCGCTCAAGGGCGAGCACGACATCGCCCTGGGCAATGTCATCGGCTCCAACATGTTCAACCTGCTCGGCGTACTGGGCCTGCCGGGCCTGATCCACCCCAGCGCGGTGGAGCCCGAGATGCTCAGCCGAGACTTTTCCGTCATGGCCGGCCTGACCGTCCTGCTGCTGTTTTTCGCCTACAGCTACCGGCGCCGGGCGCGGCATGTGAACCGTATCGAGGGCGGCGTGCTGCTGCTGGTCTATCTCGGCTACATCGGCCTGTTATACTGGAGCCTCGCGCCTCAGCAGATATAA
- the kdsC gene encoding 3-deoxy-manno-octulosonate-8-phosphatase KdsC — translation MQDIIAKAANIKLVIFDVDGVLTDGSLFYGDDGQEYKAFNSRDGHGIKMLKKHDVEIGIITGRTSQVVEHRVRNLGITHVYQGQLDKLPAFEELSQHLGITPEQCAYVGDDVVDLPIMTRVGLAIAVQDAHPFVKKHAHWITPSGGGRGAARDVCELLMEARGVLDRELESYL, via the coding sequence ATGCAGGACATCATCGCCAAAGCCGCCAACATCAAACTGGTCATCTTCGACGTCGACGGCGTACTCACCGACGGCTCGCTGTTCTACGGCGACGACGGCCAGGAGTACAAGGCCTTCAACTCCCGCGACGGCCACGGCATCAAGATGCTGAAGAAACACGACGTCGAGATCGGCATCATCACCGGGCGCACCTCGCAGGTGGTCGAGCACCGGGTGCGCAACCTGGGCATCACCCATGTCTACCAGGGCCAGCTGGACAAGCTGCCGGCCTTCGAGGAGTTGAGCCAGCACCTCGGGATAACGCCGGAACAATGCGCCTATGTCGGCGACGACGTGGTGGACCTGCCCATCATGACCCGGGTGGGCCTGGCCATCGCGGTGCAGGACGCCCATCCCTTCGTCAAGAAGCACGCCCACTGGATCACCCCCAGCGGCGGCGGACGCGGCGCGGCGCGCGATGTGTGCGAACTGCTGATGGAGGCGCGCGGCGTGCTCGACCGGGAACTGGAAAGCTATCTTTGA
- a CDS encoding KpsF/GutQ family sugar-phosphate isomerase yields the protein MDAAKLKALGLAVIETETAALDALRARIDEHFVAACRLMLECHGRVVVLGMGKSGHIGGKIAATLASTGTPAFFVHPGEASHGDLGMITPRDVVLAISNSGETQELLTLLPIIKRLEVPLIALTGNPASTLARAANTHVDVGVDREACPLGLAPTSSTTATLAMGDALAIAMLEVRGFTAEDFALSHPGGSLGRRLLLRIDDIMHTGETIPQVRSHAPITETLHEMTRKGLGMTAVLDDQDRVIGIFTDGDLRRAVDHNVDLHNTDVASLMTPDCITVRPGLLAAEALAIMDSRKINALLVVDEEQRLVGALGMHDLLRAGVV from the coding sequence ATGGACGCGGCGAAACTGAAGGCCCTGGGGCTGGCCGTCATCGAGACCGAGACGGCCGCGCTCGACGCCCTGCGCGCACGCATCGACGAGCACTTCGTCGCCGCCTGCCGGTTGATGCTGGAGTGCCACGGCCGCGTGGTGGTGCTGGGCATGGGCAAGTCCGGGCACATCGGCGGCAAGATCGCCGCCACGCTCGCCAGCACCGGCACCCCGGCCTTCTTCGTCCACCCCGGCGAGGCCAGCCACGGCGACCTGGGCATGATCACGCCCCGGGACGTGGTGCTGGCCATCTCCAACTCGGGCGAGACCCAGGAACTGCTCACCCTCCTGCCCATCATCAAGCGCCTGGAGGTGCCGCTGATCGCCCTGACCGGCAATCCCGCCTCCACCCTGGCGCGCGCGGCCAACACCCACGTCGACGTGGGTGTGGATCGCGAGGCCTGTCCGCTGGGGCTGGCGCCGACCTCCAGCACCACCGCAACGCTCGCCATGGGCGACGCGCTGGCCATCGCCATGCTGGAGGTGCGCGGCTTCACCGCCGAGGACTTCGCCCTGTCGCACCCCGGCGGCAGCCTGGGCCGGCGCCTGCTGCTGCGCATCGACGACATCATGCATACCGGCGAGACCATCCCGCAGGTGCGCAGTCACGCCCCCATCACCGAGACCCTGCACGAAATGACCCGCAAGGGGCTGGGCATGACCGCGGTGCTGGACGACCAGGACCGGGTCATCGGCATCTTCACCGACGGCGACCTGCGCCGGGCGGTGGACCACAACGTGGACCTGCACAACACCGACGTGGCCTCGCTGATGACGCCCGACTGCATCACCGTCCGCCCCGGCCTGCTCGCGGCCGAGGCGCTGGCCATCATGGACAGCCGCAAGATCAACGCCCTGCTGGTGGTCGACGAGGAACAGCGCCTGGTCGGCGCCCTGGGCATGCACGACCTGCTGCGGGCGGGGGTGGTATAG
- the lptA gene encoding lipopolysaccharide transport periplasmic protein LptA has translation MNTPVQALSSDRDQPMHIEADHADINDQTGVHVYTGNVVVTQGSMRLTADHLTLQIEAGEIVEGVALGEPATYKQRPDNKDEDVFAESLRMEYYAGDERIVLIEQAEITQAGDVFRSQRIVYDVARDVVNAGEGKGDRVRIILQPRNSGEE, from the coding sequence ATGAACACGCCCGTCCAGGCACTGTCCAGCGACCGCGATCAACCCATGCACATCGAAGCCGACCATGCCGACATCAACGACCAGACCGGCGTGCATGTCTACACCGGCAACGTGGTGGTCACCCAGGGCAGCATGCGGTTGACCGCCGACCACCTGACCCTGCAGATCGAGGCTGGCGAGATCGTCGAGGGCGTCGCCCTGGGCGAGCCCGCCACCTACAAGCAACGCCCGGACAACAAGGATGAGGACGTCTTCGCGGAGTCCCTGCGCATGGAATACTACGCCGGGGACGAGCGCATCGTGCTGATCGAACAGGCCGAAATCACCCAGGCCGGCGACGTCTTCCGCAGCCAACGCATCGTCTACGACGTGGCCCGCGACGTCGTCAATGCCGGCGAAGGCAAGGGCGACCGGGTACGCATCATCCTGCAGCCGCGCAACTCAGGGGAAGAGTAG
- the hprK gene encoding HPr(Ser) kinase/phosphatase, with translation MSRHLTVGELFDALQRRLGLAWVSGDRERPLHFDSTDDAQTGSLVGHLNFIHNHCIQIIDRIELAYLDDLEPDRRREALAHLFSPVTDAVILAHEAPPADLRKAAAASGTPLLTSTQHGPELINHIEYYYTHYHSTKLVIHGVFMEVMGIGLLITGDAAIGKSELALELISRGHRLIADDSPEFAQVAPDILSGNCPPVLRDFLEVRGLGILNIRAMYGESAIKYSKYLRLIIHLQQMSDDELRQIDRLRGSYHTRRILEVEVPEITLPVAPGRNLAVLVEAATRKHILTMRGHDAGEELIQRQREQMQP, from the coding sequence ATGAGCAGGCATCTGACCGTGGGCGAGCTGTTCGATGCCCTGCAGCGGCGCCTCGGTCTGGCCTGGGTCAGCGGTGACCGCGAACGCCCCCTGCACTTCGACAGCACCGACGACGCCCAGACCGGCTCCCTGGTCGGACATCTTAATTTCATCCACAACCATTGCATCCAGATCATCGACCGGATCGAGCTGGCCTATCTGGACGATCTGGAGCCCGACCGCCGGCGCGAGGCACTGGCTCACCTGTTCAGCCCGGTGACCGACGCCGTCATCCTCGCCCACGAGGCACCGCCGGCCGACCTGCGCAAGGCTGCAGCGGCCAGCGGCACTCCCCTGCTCACCTCCACCCAGCACGGGCCGGAACTGATCAATCACATCGAGTACTACTACACCCATTACCACTCCACCAAGCTGGTGATCCACGGGGTGTTCATGGAAGTGATGGGCATCGGCCTGCTGATCACCGGCGACGCCGCCATCGGCAAGAGCGAGCTGGCGCTGGAGCTGATCAGCCGCGGCCACCGCCTGATCGCCGACGACAGCCCCGAGTTCGCCCAGGTCGCCCCGGATATCCTCAGCGGCAACTGTCCGCCGGTGCTGCGTGACTTCCTGGAGGTGCGCGGCCTTGGTATCCTCAACATCCGCGCCATGTACGGCGAGAGCGCGATCAAATACAGCAAGTACCTGCGCCTCATCATCCACCTGCAGCAGATGAGCGACGACGAACTGCGCCAGATCGACCGCCTGCGCGGCAGCTATCACACCCGGCGCATCCTCGAGGTGGAGGTACCCGAGATCACCCTGCCGGTGGCGCCGGGCCGCAACCTGGCAGTGCTGGTCGAGGCCGCCACCCGCAAGCATATCCTGACCATGCGCGGCCACGACGCCGGCGAGGAACTGATACAACGACAGCGGGAACAGATGCAGCCTTGA